A stretch of the Callospermophilus lateralis isolate mCalLat2 unplaced genomic scaffold, mCalLat2.hap1 Scaffold_116, whole genome shotgun sequence genome encodes the following:
- the LOC143640101 gene encoding palmitoyltransferase ZDHHC19-like, with the protein MASSQSITPPNEPPIESSWLKPSLFPAFNAMLLITISGIFFAFPCRWLAQNGQWEFAVVSGLFFILSFCSLIFLNGSDPGILHKGSLEEDPNIQYIARVNNTAFRLQWCSKCSFHRPPRTHHCPFCNICVEDFDHHCLWVNNCVGQRNFRVFVLLLVSLCLYLVVLLATSVLFLIRTRHMPLSLDSAMAIAVAVPVLVLLLPVILLLMIQAVSVSKVSEYCNTRRCGGILHLWESGTFG; encoded by the exons atggcctcttcacagagtatcacgcccccaaatgaacctccgatcgaatcctcatggctgaaaccaagcctgtttccagcttttaatgcaatgcttcttattacaataagtggcatcttcttcgcctttcc gtgccggtggttggctcagaatgggcagtgggaatttgccgtggtttcgggcctattctttatactgtccttctgcagcctcattttcctcaacgggtcagacccaggcattttgcacaaag gctccttagaagaggaccccaacattcaatacatagcacgagtgaacaacacggcctttcgcctgcagtggtgctcgaagtgttctttccatcgtccaccccggacccaccactgtcccttctgtaatatctgtgtggag gactttgaccaccactgcctgtgggtaaacaattgtgtaggtcaaagaaatttccgcgtattcgtgctgctgctggtgtccctgtgcctttatctggttgttcttctggctaccagtgtgctttttctcattcgtacaagacacatgcccttgtcgctggactcagccatggc catcgcagtagctgtacccgtcttggtactcctgctgcctgtcattctgctcctgatgatacaggctgtgtcggtgagcaaggtaagcgagtactgcaataccagacggtgcggaggcatcttgcatctttgggaatccggcactttcggctga